The region CATTGACGAACTTGTCAACTCTTTAAAATATGAGATGGATGAAGAGCTGGAAAAATCCATAAAAAATGTTGATCTTGAAGGAGATGAAATACTCAACCTATTAAACAATAACTTCCCACCAAAGATTAGCAATATATTTGAGGAAATTATAAGTAAACGCAAGGAAATTATCCGTGAAAAAACCGGACTGAATTTCGATCCTTACCTCAGGAAATATCCAATTGAAATCGACGACGATGAGGTTGAAAGAGTTAAACTGGAAAGGTCATCCAAAAAGGAAAACGACATTTTCGATTTGAAAAAGAACGCCGCCATACAGCTAAATTCAATAAAGCAAAAGGCTATTGAAGAGGTTAAAGACGTCATAAAGTTCGATTATGAGTTTGCACTCGGAAGCTTTGCATACGAATACGAACTGACAGAGCCCGAATTTACTAATGAAATCAGACTTAAAGGGGCGCTGCACCTTGACCTGTCACTTAAAAAGGATGATGACGATATCCAGAAAATCGACTATGAACTGAGCGAAAGCGAAAACATCGCCCTTTTAACTGGAGCAAACAGCGGAGGTAAGACAACCCTTCTTGAAACGCTGACCCAGATATCAATAATGGCTCAGATGGGGCTTCCGGTAAGCGCAGAGTCCTGTGAAATAAAATTATTCGATGAAATTTATCATTTCTCCAAAAAGCGATCACTTGACGCAGGAGCATTCGAATCATTCTTAAACGTCTTCATACCAATAGTAACAACACCTAGCGAGAAGCTGGTTCTGTTGGACGAACTGGAAGGAATAACCGAACTCGAAGCGGCAGTTAAAATAATATCAACATTCATAGACATGATCAAGGAATCCAATTCGTACGGAATCATAGTAACCCACATGGCCCGTGAACTTATGAATTACACTGACGTGAGGGTAGACGGAATTGAAGCAAAGGGACTGGACGAAAACTACAATCTTATTGTTGACAGAACCCCGAAAATGAATTTCCTTGCCAAAAGTACTCCGGAACTCATTTTAAAAAGAATCTATGAAAAATCAGATGATGAGCTGAAAGCGGTATATGCAAGAATTTTAGAAAAATTCTAAATACTACTTAAACCAAATCTATATCTTGATGAAAGTTATCCCTAAAGAAACAAATGACGATATCAAAAGAATAAATCAGATATATAAGGTTCTGAAGAAAAATGATTTCGGGTATTTGATAGAGGAAAATACTTTTTTTAAGAAATTTCCCTTTTTAAGGAACAGAAAGAAAAGTGATGACGATAAACTGCCCGATGAAACCATACCTATTAGAATCAGGAAAGTATGTGAAGATTTAGGTCCGGCATATATCAAATTAGGACAGATGCTTTCAACAAGGCCTGACCTGGTTGGTGTTGAAATATCTGAAGAGCTTCAAAAACTGAGGGATGACACACCTGCCATGGATTTTGATGAGATGAAAAAAGTAATAGAATCCGAATTGGGCAGCCCGATTGATGAAATCTATGATTCATTTAATGAAATGCCAATAGGATCAGCATCAATAGCACAGGTCTATACCGCAAAATTAAAGGAAAACGGTAAAGAAGTGGCGATTAAGGTTCAAAAGCCAAACATTGAAGAGATAATAAAAAGCGACTTGAAGCTAATGAAATTCCTTGCGGTACGGATTGACAAATACCTTTACAAAACAAAGATATACAACCTGCCTTCAATCGTTGACGAATTTGAACGTTCCATCCTAAAGGAAATCAATTTTGAAGAGGAAGTAAGAAACATGGAAGTTATGGCGAAAAACTTTGAGGACGTTTCTTATATCCACATCCCAATCCCATACAATGATTACAGCACTAAAAAAGTAATTACAATGGAATTGATTGACGGGATTGAATTAACCAGAGTGATTAAAAGCAACTGTGAAAAATACGATAAAAAGCTTATTGCACAAAGAGGAATGGATTCCTATTTCAAACAGGTCATGATTGACGGATTTTTCCATGCAGACCCCCACCCGGGAAACATAATGGTTTATGACGACAATACAATCTGTTATATTGATGTCGGAATGGTAGGAATACTCACTGACGATGTCCGGGGAAACCTTGCAGAGCTGATACTGCTTCTGTATAATGGGAATACAGACAATATAATCAACCAGCTAATCTATATGGACATAATATCACCTACACAGAATACTCCTGAATTAAAGGCAGACATTAACGATTTGATGAAAAAATACTATGGAGCAAAACTGAAAAATGCCAACGGAAGCATAGAGGATCTGGTTAAAGCAATGATTAACAATGACATCGTTCTTCCAAGGGAATTTGTAATGCTCGGCAGGGGATTGACTTTAATTGAAGAAAGCGGAAGAAAGTTAAATCCCGACTTCGATACGGGAGATGAACTAAAAAAAGTGGCGCAAAAGCTTCTCATTTACCAGGCATCCCCAAAAAGGGCATTCAACGTTACCAGCAATTTTCTTCTTGAAATGGGGCACTTGGCCAAAAACCTCCCGAACACCATGAACAGTACCATATCCAAGCTGGATGATGGCCAGTTAACCCTTAATCTTAAGCTCGAATGGCTGATGGAAGTTGCAAAGCAGATTACAATAGCAATTATAATAGCAGCAGTTATTGTAGGTTCATCAATAGCGATATTCGCAGACAGGGGCCCTAAACTATTCGACATATCAATAATAGGATTGATAGGATTCGTATTCAGTGCCGCCCTTGGTATTTATCTGGTTATACAGTATCTGATGATGGAAATGGATTGAGGTTAATATTTAAACCCACCCATATAAGAACAATCCTTATTTTCAACCGCTCATTTTAATTTAAATGATAGTATTGAACTATATATGAAGATTAAAACCATCGTGCATATTAAAAAAATGTATATAAATAACTATATATGAAGATTAAAACCATCGTGCATATTAAAAAAATGTATATAAATAAAATAACAAACTAATAATATCATTCATTGATGATTATACTGATACTGCAGGAAATATCCAAATGAGGCTTTTAATCAAATATTTGCTTAGAAAATATTGGAAAATACTGACATTGATTGTCATTTTTATGTTCATTTATACGTACTGTCAAATTGAGATTATCAGCGACCTTCCTATGCTGATGTTGCTTATTAAGGAATATACGATAGAACTGGACAGCATACTTGAAACGGGCATATTAACCGTATTTATTGCAGTAATACTGCTAGTTATATCTTCAGTAGGGGTTTCATATCTTTCAGTGAGATTCACATCCAATTTCGGCTATGATATCCGTGAAAAGCTCTTTGACATATATGCAAGCATGGATTCTATGGATGAATTTGACAAAATCGCTATTTCAGGTTTGATGACAAGGACAGTTAGGGGAATTGCATCATTCCAGGCAGCACTGATGACATTCATTAAGAAAGTCCTCTTCGTTTTGCTTTTGACAGTGACCATAACTATCTGTTTATATGATATAGATCCGAGGATGTCTTTAGTTTTCGCATTATCCTCACTGATTTTTTTAAGCATTTTCATTTATAAACTAATGGGATTGGCCAACAGTTATTTCAAGGTCAAGGCAATTCTCGGAAAAATCAACAAAAGATTCAGGGATAAAATCAGTGTTAGAAACTTATATAAGCAATACAATAAAGAAAAATTGGGCGAAAATGGATTTAAAAGCGTTGCGTATGAGTCATACCATAAGGGCTATCTCTTTCAGTACAGACTGAACATTTTCCTGGTGATTTTAATCGCAATGATTATCGTGCTAATTCTTGTCATATCCTACTTTGCCGCCACCTTCGAGATATCTTCCACGAAAATTATAGACATAATCCTCATTCTATTGATTATAAGCTACTATATAAGAAGCTTGAGTGGACTGATTTCATTTACAAACACTTTTCACATGACATATACCGGTGCAACCCGTATTGAAGACGTTTTAATTTTAGAAAAAAGCAAAAACGATGAAATTGAGGAGATAAGTGATTTTAAAGATATCAGATTGAATGATATAACTCTCGTTTATGATGAAAGACGCATTCTTTCAAACATATCCCTGGAGATTGAAAAGGGTTCGCATACATTGATTACCGGTGATGCCGGCAGCGGTAAAAGCAGTCTGATGAATTTTCTTATGGGATTTTACCGGGAATTTGAAGGGGAAGTCATAGTAGACAATAATGCCGTATCCCCTAAAAGCTTAAGAAGATTGATTTCCTATGCTCCAGACAATCCCAACTTTTTAAAGGACAGTGTGCTGGAAAATATTCGGCTGGGTGATGAAAGCATAAGTCCCGATGATGTGATTGAAGCCTGCAGGGTTTCACTGTTTGACAGGGATTTGGATTTTGAAGTTTATGAAAACGGGAAAAATCTGAACAGTGACTTAAAGCAGAGACTGTCCATTTCAAGAAGCATTGCCCATGAAAGAGAAATCTATGTTTTTGACAATTCATTTTCCACCATCAATTCCGAGGATAAGGAAATCATAATCAGGAATATCCTGGATAGACTTGATAACAAAACCTTAATATTCATCGATAATGACACTGAAAGCTATCCTCAAATTGACAAGGTCATAGAATTGAATGGCGGTGAGATCAATGGTTTATAAGTATT is a window of Methanobrevibacter millerae DNA encoding:
- a CDS encoding ATP-binding cassette domain-containing protein, whose product is MRLLIKYLLRKYWKILTLIVIFMFIYTYCQIEIISDLPMLMLLIKEYTIELDSILETGILTVFIAVILLVISSVGVSYLSVRFTSNFGYDIREKLFDIYASMDSMDEFDKIAISGLMTRTVRGIASFQAALMTFIKKVLFVLLLTVTITICLYDIDPRMSLVFALSSLIFLSIFIYKLMGLANSYFKVKAILGKINKRFRDKISVRNLYKQYNKEKLGENGFKSVAYESYHKGYLFQYRLNIFLVILIAMIIVLILVISYFAATFEISSTKIIDIILILLIISYYIRSLSGLISFTNTFHMTYTGATRIEDVLILEKSKNDEIEEISDFKDIRLNDITLVYDERRILSNISLEIEKGSHTLITGDAGSGKSSLMNFLMGFYREFEGEVIVDNNAVSPKSLRRLISYAPDNPNFLKDSVLENIRLGDESISPDDVIEACRVSLFDRDLDFEVYENGKNLNSDLKQRLSISRSIAHEREIYVFDNSFSTINSEDKEIIIRNILDRLDNKTLIFIDNDTESYPQIDKVIELNGGEINGL
- a CDS encoding MutS-related protein, with protein sequence MEGELHTLQEIKGIGDKISEKIIKSVGGEEELQKIIDDVDVERIIAIDGISQRKAISIMNQLLNNESYDFIKSDRATEIYEDIISKMLSYSNTSYSKNRILLLSPSKDLDKIKKQVKFVMEAKEEVSKMPIIKLRGLMKNLKELEEPKAEYDASKAILVESEEDNSYLTDLGLNQYYPILTATDSPLLREELMNYDLIFYVYSQGILDFEGMPNLVMINIEENDYEIVPEKIINFFTQNQDIFERVHEIQMIRNRESVLGDIIPIIEELNIVDKQEVDIDELVNSLKYEMDEELEKSIKNVDLEGDEILNLLNNNFPPKISNIFEEIISKRKEIIREKTGLNFDPYLRKYPIEIDDDEVERVKLERSSKKENDIFDLKKNAAIQLNSIKQKAIEEVKDVIKFDYEFALGSFAYEYELTEPEFTNEIRLKGALHLDLSLKKDDDDIQKIDYELSESENIALLTGANSGGKTTLLETLTQISIMAQMGLPVSAESCEIKLFDEIYHFSKKRSLDAGAFESFLNVFIPIVTTPSEKLVLLDELEGITELEAAVKIISTFIDMIKESNSYGIIVTHMARELMNYTDVRVDGIEAKGLDENYNLIVDRTPKMNFLAKSTPELILKRIYEKSDDELKAVYARILEKF
- a CDS encoding ABC1 kinase family protein, translating into MKVIPKETNDDIKRINQIYKVLKKNDFGYLIEENTFFKKFPFLRNRKKSDDDKLPDETIPIRIRKVCEDLGPAYIKLGQMLSTRPDLVGVEISEELQKLRDDTPAMDFDEMKKVIESELGSPIDEIYDSFNEMPIGSASIAQVYTAKLKENGKEVAIKVQKPNIEEIIKSDLKLMKFLAVRIDKYLYKTKIYNLPSIVDEFERSILKEINFEEEVRNMEVMAKNFEDVSYIHIPIPYNDYSTKKVITMELIDGIELTRVIKSNCEKYDKKLIAQRGMDSYFKQVMIDGFFHADPHPGNIMVYDDNTICYIDVGMVGILTDDVRGNLAELILLLYNGNTDNIINQLIYMDIISPTQNTPELKADINDLMKKYYGAKLKNANGSIEDLVKAMINNDIVLPREFVMLGRGLTLIEESGRKLNPDFDTGDELKKVAQKLLIYQASPKRAFNVTSNFLLEMGHLAKNLPNTMNSTISKLDDGQLTLNLKLEWLMEVAKQITIAIIIAAVIVGSSIAIFADRGPKLFDISIIGLIGFVFSAALGIYLVIQYLMMEMD